In Numida meleagris isolate 19003 breed g44 Domestic line chromosome 3, NumMel1.0, whole genome shotgun sequence, the following are encoded in one genomic region:
- the AKAP12 gene encoding A-kinase anchor protein 12 isoform X2 has protein sequence MGAGSSAEPPAPPQEDGAAAAPSEPAKALDASSPVPDTNEDNLELEVPPQEPQQPGAVIAPQELTGQQPEVTAPLQEPPEQHAEALLTNVEQTESSSITLKEGDTQTMETSPSDSSTKDGVAAEKEDAHVDKQLPSLEEDAEDAEHASEPQSYDLGFKKVFKFVGFRFTVKKEKTGKSEPVQLLTVKKETQVTEGADDQKEVSSEETVMPEDAPPSAEDSTKDALKNGKTEDDSPKTPEANEICSQSSASATDTASPLRKFFSQGWTGFRKKKSFRKPKEDEQQSPTKEEQAKEGATLTTETSEKEKSEPEKQVEEKNVTAVTIETHEKEQTEDEKQESKTATIIGSDASEEEEVTERDEQDVAAAVATAGAKEEKAEGQESKLVEVSEDLGKKEEKNKEGEKESEVKEKPLTTKSVMPVITAGVNGELKVSSEVLPVGKDLESMEKCEVNEGTEIPSEEKLGIGSLLATEISSEEFKKSEGIEGSKPVVLEKETFDEKTEAAELETSPTTEVVTEKLETQGEAQDGITEKAASREDEAKLALDAAGLKSFPTSEQSFDTEDDQQMVKPTDEGLQGKIGTDSIKPDEITTEITPEEATGKRPPEGITSEAELLSSQEKTKLQGSPLKKLFTGTGLKKLSGKKHKGKREESKLGEQGELTQHLSDSPDSPEEQKAESSASSPEELNEIPSLEKSADGTQVSENEDAAVSDVERKRESVTPWASFKKMVTPKKRVRRPSESDKEEEVDKTKSIATSATENAAEESQVELKENGMDQKPEKVTEEPKRKVDTSVSWEAFICVGSSKKRARKSSSSDEESEHKLGQESQKIEESGQSKETATDAILTSSQESDQGQGNSSPEQAGSPSEGEGISTWESFKRLVTPRRKSKTRMEERTEDAVTGSSLEHSTSDGEPGKDESWVSFRKLMPGRRKKKSDGKPEPTHLKQTREDVAETAEEDSDIPAVVPLSEYEAAEQEKIEAQQVKDAEALKERSSEEERVEKSEDSLCVKQASEGLVHAVTVTVVEGERAVTSIEERSPSWISAALTECIEQEEEEEKETEKALESEVVEEAVVVAKTMPEVRKDASDDTTASELELTSEAVTALEETAEASCAEETMEASFAEETTEMVSAVSQLLETPDTTEEVTPVQEVEATEQNLKELDKQTQKVLHEVAERVKSSDVAQLDSERTMTATVITTEQEIELEVKYDAKDGKTVGQETILLEQSLRKGEHLEDDVQPLEGVESVQGETRTEESVHEGSERSEMSAAVKESTERCEKMDALRDEGQWQTCEEAVVEDHQEIAEVQRTAEEPSSQDSEAVTPKEEQLAKQEPSEQEKLPQTDLTVDERRDDHIPEAQAAVQSKIEDETSALGFADEEPAELEGQGETLPVGPVLTKAVVTEVPVSPESQDEIPEVDSQEQTCIEAVPSEAPVQREEDDAVLLGIKSTEDIAAEVPMHSEVEASVLTSESTGSEAAEAAEQSVRDGDGKQITAKDPVLILEPEHIEETTETLSQSDEVKGGEIKDSMLKTETHSLADSALTEHPPKIEEGSESALASACLDVTENESTICIDISPKTSETQSSLAEERTAETKQELAETSNCQDSQKEENINGQLMETVKEEFESGKQEAVRDDECCSTAVQQEVVSVQEEGRDSASPPAESSEALEVPVSAAAAAAEEHVVAEAATPTCTVDPLASTPEQMASYEVPASTTDYSGCETAEPGIAEAPQPQVTHAYVNGISEKQESFESMNHPEQNAAPLSDGLTLSHAEFVTDVVPSGTIESQSTKIVLNVIQTAVTKLTETEEAAALESEQHSNSRGKSPSDTILPELLESTQVDYQLPVKEEEVSSKEQELQQSRLNKRAALTESAEIHASVEKAKDMLLTSEVLEDGQRQNSDFVTTPEGISRESVRVQNSALELSTSEGSTKDLLDMHPAKLKEKEIGKVVEISDQHIGRQTCGEREEDGHPPVEDGKTQTWQDDGYQEDTACDSPQSQNSLAPEALNMC, from the exons GCCTTAGATGCAAGTTCACCTGTACCTGATACTAATGAAGACAACTTGGAGCTTGAAGTCCCACCACAGGAGCCTCAACAGCCAGGAGCTGTTATTGCACCTCAGGAGCTGACTGGGCAGCAGCCGGAGGTGACTGCACCACTCCAGGAGCCCCCTGAACAGCATGCGGAGGCCCTCCTAACAAATG TTGAACAAACAGAATCTTCCAGTATAACTCTGAAGGAAGGCGACACCCAAACTATGGAGACAAGTCCATCTGACTCAAGCACTAAGGATGGTGTAGCTGCTGAGAAGGAGGATGCTCATGTAGATAAACAGTTGCCATCTTTGGAAGAAGAtgcagaagatgctgaacaTGCATCTGAGCCACAGTCTTATGATCTGGGCtttaaaaaggtttttaaatttGTTGGATTCAGATTCACAgtaaagaaggagaaaacaggaaaatcagaACCAGTTCAACTGcttactgtaaaaaaagaaacacaagtcACTGAAGGAGCTGATGATCAAAAAGAAGTCAGCTCAGAAGAAACAGTGATGCCTGAAGATGCACCACCCTCTGCAGAAGACAGCACCAAAGATGCActgaagaatggaaaaacagaagatgattCTCCTAAAACACCGGAAGCAAATGAGATTTGTTCTCAGTCATCTGCTTCAGCCACTGATACTGCTTCACCACtaagaaaatttttttctcagggaTGGACTGGatttagaaaaaagaagagttttagGAAGCCCAAAGAAGATGAACAACAGTCTCCTACGAAAGAAGAGCAAGCAAAAGAGGGGGCAACGTTAACGACTGAAACCAGCGAAAAGGAGAAATCAGAGCCTGAGAAGCAAGTTGAAGAGAAGAATGTGACAGCGGTAACCATTGAAACACATGAGAAGGAGcaaactgaagatgaaaagcaggAGTCAAAGACTGCAACAATCATAGGATCTGATGCgagtgaggaggaagaggtaACTGAGCGTGATGAGCAAGATGTGGCAGCAGCAGTTGCTACAGCAGgtgcaaaggaggaaaaagctgaAGGTCAAGAAAGTAAATTGGTGGAAGTCTCAGAAGATCTTggtaaaaaggaagaaaaaaacaaagaaggagagaaagaaagtgaGGTGAAAGAGAAACCACTAACAACAAAGTCAGTGATGCCTGTAATCACAGCAGGTGTGAATGGAGAATTGAAAGTGTCCTCAGAAGTCCTACCTGTAGGAAAAGATCTGGAGTCAATGgaaaaatgtgaagtaaatGAGGGAACTGAAATACCCTCTGAAGAGAAACTTGGAATCGGATCCTTATTGGCAACTGAAATTTCTAGTGAAGAGtttaaaaaatctgaaggaaTAGAAGGAAGTAAACCTGTTGTACTAGAGAAAGAAACGTTTgatgaaaaaacagaagcagcagaattgGAAACTTCACCCACAACAGAAGTTGTCACTGAAAAATTAGAAACACAAGGAGAAGCTCAGGATGGAATCACAGAGAAGGCGGCAAGCAGAGAAGATGAGGCAAAACTGGCTCTGGATGCTGCTGGACTGAAGTCCTTTCCTACTTCTGAACAGTCATTTGACACAGAGGATGATCAACAGATGGTAAAACCCACTGATGAAGGTCTGCAAGGCAAAATTGGCACTGACAGTATCAAACCAGATGAAATAACCACAGAAATAACTCCTGAGGAAGCGACTGGAAAGAGACCTCCAGAAGGTATCACAAGtgaagctgagctgctctctTCTCAAGAAAAAACTAAATTACAAGGCAGCCCTTTAAAGAAACTCTTTACAGGTACTGGCTTAAAAAAACTGTCTGGAAAGAAGCATaaaggcaaaagagaagaaTCTAAGTTAGGGGAACAAGGAGAACTAACTCAACACTTATCAGATTCCCCAGATAGCCCAGAGGAACAAAAGGCAGAGAGTTCTGCTTCTTCTCCTGAGGAGCTGAATGAAATTCCTTCTTTGGAAAAATCTGCAGATGGAACGCAAgtctcagaaaatgaagatgctgcagtttcagatgtggagagaaaaagagaaagcgtTACACCCTGGGCATCATTTAAAAAGATGGTGACTCCCAAGAAACGTGTAAGAAGACCTTCTGAAAGTGATAAAGAAGAAGAAGTTGATAAGACAAAGAGTATTGCAACGTCAGCAACTGAAAACGCAGCTGAAGAAAGTCAGGTAGagttgaaagaaaatggaatggaCCAGAAACCAGAGAAAGTCACAGAAGAGCCGAAAAGAAAGGTTGACACCTCTGTGTCTTGGGAAGCTTTTATATGTGTAGgttcttcaaagaaaagagcCAGGAAATCATCATCGTCTGATGAAGAATCTGAACACAAGCTTGGCCAGGAAAGCCAAAAAATAGAAGAATCTGGacagagcaaagaaacagcaacagatGCAATACTTACTAGCTCTCAGGAGAGTGATCAAGGACAAGGGAATTCCTCTCCAGAACAAGCTGGAAGCCCATCTGAAGGTGAAGGGATTTCAACATGGGAATCATTTAAAAGGTTAGTCACTCcaagaagaaaatccaaaacGAGAATGGAAGAGAGAACCGAAGACGCTGTCACAGGTTCTAGCCTGGAGCATTCAACATCAGATGGTGAGCCTGGAAAAGATGAATCATGGGTTTCGTTTAGAAAACTTATGCCTGGCCGTAGGAAGAAAAAGTCAGATGGGAAGCCAGAACCAACTCATCTTAAGCAAACAAGAGAAGACGTGGCAGAAACAGCCGAAGAAGATTCGGATATTCCAGCTGTTGTTCCTTTGTCTGAATatgaagcagcagagcaagagaaaatTGAAGCCCAGCAAGTGAAAGATGCTGAAGCATTGAAAGAACGAAgctcagaggaagaaagagttGAAAAATCAGAAGACTCGCTATGTGTTAAGCAAGCCAGTGAAGGGCTAGTGCATGCAGTTACTGTTACTGTTGTGGAAGGGGAAAGAGCTGTTACCAGCATTGAAGAAAGGTCACCGTCATGGATATCTGCTGCTCTAACAGAGTGCATTGagcaggaagaagaggaagagaaagaaactgagaaagcaCTTGAATCAGAAGTTGTAGAAGAAGCGGTGGTAGTTGCTAAGACAATGCCAGAGGTGAGAAAGGATGCAAGTGATGATACCACAGCAAGTGAGCTAGAATTAACCTCAGAGGCAGTGACTGCTCTAGAGGAGACAGCAGAAGCTTCCTGTGCTGAAGAAACAATGGAAGCGTCCTTTGCTGAAGAGACAACTGAGATGgtttctgctgtttcacagtTGTTAGAAACCCCAGATACTACAGAGGAAGTTACACCTGTACAAGAAGTAGAGGCCACTgaacaaaatctgaaagaattagacaaacagacacaaaaagTTCTTCATGAAGTTGCTGAAAGAGTGAAGTCTTCAGATGTAGCACAGCTGGATTCTGAAAGAACCATGACAGCAACTGTAATTACAACAGAGCAAGAAATTGAGTTGGAAGTGAAATATGATGCTAAAGATGGGAAAACTGTAGGTCAGGAAACAATTTTGCTTGAACAGTCCTTGAGGAAAGGAGAACACCTGGAAGATGATGTCCAGCCCCTGGAAGGTGTGGAGAGTGTGCAGGGTGAAACTAGAACTGAAGAGAGCGTACACGAAGGTTCAGAGAGAAGTGAAATGTCTGCTGCAgtgaaagaaagcacagaaagatgTGAAAAGATGGATGCATTGAGAGATGAAGGCCAGTGGCAGACGTGTGAAGAAGCAGTTGTAGAAGACCATCAAGAAATAGCTGAAGTGCAGAGGACAGCAGAAGAACCTTCATCACAAGACAGTGAAGCAGTCACTCCCAAGGAAGAGCAATTAGCAAAGCAGGAGCCTTCAGAACAAGAGAAACTGCCCCAAACAGACTTGACAGTAGATGAGAGGAGAGACGACCATATTCCAGAAGCGCAGGCTGCT GTGCAGAGCAAGATCGAAGATGAAACCTCTGCATTAGGATTTGCAGATGAAGAGCCTGCAGAACTTGAAGGACAGGGTGAAACTCTCCCCGTAGGACCGGTGTTGACTAAAGCAGTTGTCACAGAGGTCCCTGTGAGTCCTGAGAGTCAAGACGAAATTCCTGAGGTAGACTCACAAGAGCAAACTTGTATCGAAGCAGTTCCTAGCGAGGCACCTGTCCAGAGAGAGGAAGATGACGCTGTGCTCCTTGgaataaaaagcacagaagacaTTGCTGCTGAGGTCCCAATGCACAGTGAGGTAGAAGCCTCAGTGCTTACATCAGAGTCAACTGGctcagaagcagctgaagctgctgagcagagcgTGAGGGATGGGGATGGCAAGCAGATTACAGCAAAAGATCCTGTCCTCATCCTAGAGCCAGAACACATAGAAGAAACAACTGAAACCCTTTCCCAGAGTGATGAAGTCAAAGGTGGCGAAATAAAAGATTCCATGCTCAAAACTGAAACACACTCACTGGCTGATAGTGCTCTCACCGAGCACCCTCCCAAGATTGAAGAAGGCAGCGAATCTGCTTTAGCATCAGCGTGCCTAGatgtcactgaaaatgaaagcaccATCTGCATTGACATAAGTCCTAAGACAAGTGAAACGCAGAGCAGCTTAGCTGAAGAAAGGACcgcagaaacaaaacaagaacttgCAGAAACCTCAAACTGTCAAGActctcagaaagaagaaaacataaatggGCAGTTGATGGAAACAGTCAAAGAAGAATTTGAATCTGGAAAACAGGAAGCTGTGAGGGATGATGAATGTTGTTCAACAGCTGTCCAGCAAGAGGTTGTCTCTGTGCAAGAGGAAGGCCGTGACTCTGCCTCCCCACCAGCTGAAAGCTCGGAGGCTCTGGAAGTGCCTgtgtctgcagcagctgcagcagctgaagagcaTGTTGTagcagaagctgccactcccACATGCACAGTAGACCCCTTGGCATCCACACCAGAACAAATGGCTTCCTATGAGGTCCCAGCTTCTACCACTGACTATTCAGGCTGTGAGACTGCAGAGCCTGGTATTGCAGAAGCACCCCAGCCTCAGGTAACTCATGCTTATGTTAATGGAATATCAGAGAAGCAAGAGAGTTTTGAGAGTATGAATCACCCCGAACAAAACGCTGCTCCTTTAAGTGACGGTCTCACTCTCTCCCACGCAGAATTTGTGACGGATGTTGTTCCATCTGGGACTATAGAGTCCCAGAGTACAAAAATCGTATTGAACGTCATCCAGACGGCTGTTACCAAacttacagaaacagaagaggcaGCTGCCTTAGAGTCGGAGCAGCACAGTAACTCCAGAGGGAAAAGCCCATCAGACACCATTTTACCTGAACTTTTGGAAAGTACACAGGTAGATTACCAACTCCCAGTAAAAGAAGAAGAGGTATCAAGTAAAGAGCAAGAGCTCCAGCAGTCCCGACTAAACAAACGTGCTGCATTAACAGAGTCTGCAGAAATTCATGCAAGtgtagaaaaagcaaaagacatGCTATTAACTTCTGAGGTGCTGGAGGATGGACAAAGGCAGAATTCTGACTTTGTGACTACTCCTGAAGGCATTTCAAGGGAAAGTGTGAGAGTTCAGAACTCAGCATTAGAACTAAGTACTTCAGAAGGCTCAACCAAAGACCTCCTAGACATGCACCcagcaaaactgaaggaaaaggagattgGGAAGGTTGTGGAAATCTCAGACCAACATATAGGTAGGCAAACATgtggagaaagggaggaagacGGTCACCCACCAGTGGAAGATGGGAAAACACAAACATGGCAGGACGATGGTTACCAAGAAGACACAGCTTGTGATAGTCCACAAAGTCAAAATTCATTGGCTCCTGAGGCTCTGAAT atgtgCTAA